The sequence ttagcAGGCCCAAGGCTAAAATTTTGGAAAGTTTCAGTCATATTTTGTCGGCTTAACTTGTAGAGATGATTTTTAAAGGCCTCAAAGCAATTTTACATGCCCTAACTGCTGGGTCTGTGGCTAAGCCTGAAGACTGGttgaaaagaatattttaaatccaaattagaaaaaaaaccagcagtGGTCTTATATTCATCACACATCGGCTTCCTTTTTACCAAATATGTTTATGGTGTTACCTTAACAACTGATATTGTTTCCTACCTAATGTTTTTGGCTTTGGCTTTCTGACTTCCTGTATCAATAAAAACTTGACTGTCACGAAGTAGCACAATATTACTGATAGTGGCATTAAACACAATgattcaaccaatcaatcaattagtAGTCAATAGCTCACAGGTCAGCTTGCCAATCAATCAATTAGTAGTCAATAGCTCACAGGTCAGCTTGCCAATCAATCAATTAGTAGTCAATAGCTCACAGGTCagcttgttatttttcttttaaaaatatccaaaatcttttATAGACTTAATTATTTCTAgtcttttgatataaattttatttattaaatactttatagttaatttgattgattgaacGGCCCTTATGTTATGGTTTAATTGATTGGGGTTTTGGTGTATGATGTATTATGATTCAGAATAAGGGATAAATGTTTTGCTCTGAAATGACTCATGTTAAACAACTGAGATAACTACATTGTAATACAGTAAAGGCTATTTTGTGtgcaaaacaatgaacaaaaacaaatatgatatacggCAACAAAAGACAACCTCTGAATTACAGACCCTTGACATTTGTCAGGCACATACAGAACGTGACTTGTTTTGACATGAGTAACCTAACTGTTAATACACCCACGCCCTTATCTGGGATGAAGAGCAGCTCAACATAACtttacaaatcagttgaaaagagCATAACTCATCAGAATAATACAAAGCACAAAAGAATAAAGACAAGGTTGCACAAAGAACAGATTTGAGAGTACTGGCTGTTACtaaaagctagttcaaagccaataaaaaagataatgtacattgtacattgtatcTAAGACTAAGATACCATTCAGTTTGAtatccaacttttttttatcattaactaAACTTGGGCTATGACCATTTCTTTTCTACAGTTAACTGTCAGGGATGCCTTGAATGCTGCTATAGATGAAGAAATCAAAAGAGATGATAAAGTTTTTCTACTGGGAGAGGAAGTTGCATTGTATGATGGTGCCTACAAGGTTCTTAGTATATTCTCACATAAATGAAATCAGTTTGACCAGTAAAAAATTGCTAACCCAAAATACTATGGTtgatttgtctgttttttgaatttttccctGGGAATACTCAGATGCTTTAATGTTCTATTATATTCCAGATATTAAAGCGTTATGTTTTACGCCTCAATGTACAAATATGTCTAAACTTATGAAGTTGCTGAAATTGAAAAACTGCCAAATGGCTGCCATCTTCATTATAAAccaaaaggaaagaaaaaacctttgatttgttttacgtttatttttgtgatttatggAATAAATGTGTCTGATGTTAGTACAAAAACATGTAGTAGATAGTCAAAACCAAAGTTGAAGCTCAAGTCTAtcaaattaacatattttattaaaagtcatatgtgccaaaatatttgaactcTGACAGCTGTCTTCTTCTTCTGgttcttttgtttatgtaaatgCATTATAAAGAAGATATGTTTATGCCCCCACCGTAGCAGAGGGGagattaagttttacccttgtcggTCTGTCAGACCGTACATATGTATGTACatcccaaaattggtttccattctctTAACTTGAGtgtgcctcaaccaaatgttgtaAATCTTATacatacacaatgcttattaccacaaaacacagatcaagtttgaatttttgtggtGTCTTTTCAAGCGTTTTAGAGTTATGTgcctttataaatggaaaaaaatgcaaagtttttaatttcacttaattttctgaattttgctTCTTGATTACAGGTTAGCAGAGGATTACACAAGACATATGGAGACAAGAGAGTAATAGATACTCCTATAACTGAGGTTTGTTAactttgatattgttttttttaagctCACATAGCCAAAAATATGATTATCACAGGGTTTTTCACAAGTCAAACATTAACACAGAGATAAAATGCACAAGAATACCAGAAATGCTGTCTCAGagaaatattaaatgttttttttttaaagttttatatacaCTTTTTCCatgtaaggggagataatttataaaactcaaaaatcaatatatatcataaattcttaaataaatgcTCAAGGTGAAAAAATGTAACTTAATGTTTTTACATTATCAAATGATTATAGTTTGCATTAATTTCTTATTACTAAAATTCTGCACATGAAAATCATTCTTCAACAATatttaatctatatatatatggtaaCTTAATTGAGCAGACTTGAGAAATGTATAAAAAGGTTCACATTTGTCTTTTGAGaaaatcaaaatcttttaaACTTTCAGATGATTTAGTTTGTTGATTCATACCGTACAGGGAAActcaatattttgtatattgaaatatcaatggTAAAGTGGGTAGCTCTTTTGGCTGAGTTTTCTTTGATAAGTTGTTACAACCCTGATTTGCATCAATTCAGCTTAAACAAATGATACAAAATTTTCCAGGTGATTTTTCTAGAAGTTTTACAAATGTTGaaagtttattattttctgtttcataATTCTCAGTTTTCAGAGGAATTTGATTTTACTATCTAATTTTATGTTTGGAGTTTTGCAATAGGATTAGATAACTGCAAAACCAAAAAATGGTTATATAATtcttacatatttgattttgaaataataaaccTGAATGGCACATATTGAGATTTAAAGACAGCATCTTTTAATAAGGATACTACTGTGAAAGttctttaatttaattcaaacatatttatttagagtggattgggaaacaagttttgcaacttatatttatccctttccactttgcgggtgcgagtgctgcgtTGTAGCGGTGAAAGTTCTTTAATTCGTGGgcatcaattttcgtggtttgaggaaaatttacttgttcgtgggtttttaaattcatgGATTTTAGTttactaaaaaattataaaaattaaaaaattaaagccaGGTTATAAATAGTCTGGATTGAGGAAATTGCACCTAAAtaaaacagtaacataaacaaatgctataaacgtatcttgaattgtcaaataattcttatcaaaatcaaacccagcatgaaattatgattttcaatatGTAGGAGAACTacgaggatataaaatgaacactttatcatactagcatattACTACCGGAAATCTGATTTTCattgatcaaaaatatttttgagagaAGTAAacgatcaaaagttgtacagtttattgtttaaagatgaAATGGGTATAATCATGACTGCTATTAAAGAATTCTTAGATTtggcgttattcaatatatttactAGATCATATCAGTAATCAAACCTACCGATGGGGATCTTCCCATGTCTTGATTTGctcaatggttgttttatttggttgaaCACTTAAAATCGTGGATatagtcatccacgaaaaccacgaaaattggtaccccacgaatataagtactttcacagtatctCCCTTTATTGATGTTTTAGGATAACTTGAATAGACAGTCTGTAACAGTGTGTTCATTCCTCTATACTGTTTACTTTATTAtatcatcacaataaaaaatattttctgtcattttgttttGCAGATGGGTTTTGCTGGTATTGCAGTAGGAGCAGCTATGGTAATTTACTTAAAAATCATGCAACTTAAATTAAATGGTGCAGATATCTGAGATAACTTCCCTCATGATAAGATTGTCCTATTTTAAATGCTGGAGCCgtccattttcaaattgattaaGGGGAAGCAATCCATCGTAATTTGTTACATTAGTCTTTAGATTttatgtatgatttttaaactgAACTGTAGCATTAAAAGGCAAATCACATAGATTAAGTTAGAAACCTTAAACTTTACTGTGTGCCTTTGTTGTTATTACTGCATGAAATTAAGCATCAAGGGGAAAGTAACCTTTTTTTTTCCCATGTCGATTTTGTTAATAAACATATTATGATCATTTTGATGAGTGCTTACGTTTTGTATTAGCAAGCATTATTCAATCCTAGTAATGGCAAATAAGAGGAGGAATGTTTAGCAAGCACACAATGTAAAAGGTTACATAATGAGCTATTTTAAGGGCTATATTCACAGTGACATTACTTGACTGACCATCTATTAAActcaacattatttttatttttcaggcaGGCTTGAAACCAATATGTGAATTCATGACATTCAATTTCTCCATGCAAGCAATAGATCAGGtaaatgtaattttaagatgatatagaaatttgattatttataattataccccgctttaaaaaagggggatatactgttttacttctgtctgtccttctgtcagtcagtccgtccccgtccatcccatgaatatttttcctcagctataccgtgtgatgcgctttcagattcatcacttgacaacttcctgtttaccgaacacttgcatattttaacactattaatattattcacttgcggcgggggtatcatcagtgagcagtagctcgcagtttcacttgtttttttatctttttttttttacaaaaatattgtaagttacaaaaatctaaacttttttttcaaaaaatgggAAAATAATTTAATCTTGTACCtcatttcaaattgtttaattttttaaaacaattcactGTTGATAACTTGAGATAGTTTTTCATTACAATTGAATTTGAGGTTATTTTGAGTAAAGAAATTGAATTATGGCTCAGTATAGTTAAAATCTTTCCTATACATGATCAATCGAATAATAATTGTTTCTTACATATAAAACTACTGTTAATTAGATTTATACATCATAATGTGTCAAAAGGGATTCAGGAAAAACAAAGTTTTCCTCCTCTGAATAATCAATGTGATCAGATTTATGTACTTTTGAATTTCAGGTGATCAACTCAGCAGCTAAAACATTTTACATGTCAGCAGGACAGGTAAGTTTTTATGTGAGAAAGCTCTAGTAACCAGACAAactattaaacaaacaaattgcaAATTGTCTGTGACTGTTTACACTTTTGAGTTATGttcatttatatcatttattgaaaatattaacaataattGTTTTCCGTAACTTTATATCATCAATAGGTCCaccttttataatttttgttgattttgaaaatattttcaactctcACATTCAGGTCTACAATTATTAACaacacaatattttcaaaagttaaaagagGTTGTTTGAAAATGTGAGCAGATGTAGTTCTTTGCAAGACATCTGTTATTATACATCTGTGTGAATACTATGTTATATTACTTCTCAAAGGTTCACATGTTTAcatcaacaaaatgtttttgtttgccCTTACTCTATCGCTATATCACATAAAACACTAGAATTAGGATGATATCATTATTTTGCACTTAGGTCAAAGCTCCCAATGAATGATCAGAGAGATACCTTCACAGTCTATAAATTGTCTGTACTGTTGTGTATCAGTGAGCTCCAGTCTCACCTTAAACTataatttaaattgaattttccTAATTGTTTTGATAGGTTCCAGTCCCTATTGTCTTTCGAGGACCAAATGGAGCTGCAGCTGGTGTTGGAGCCCAACATTCACAGTGCTTTGCTTCATGGTACAGTGCTTGTCCAGGACTAAAAGTATTATCCCCATTCTCTTCAGAAGATTGTAAAGGGTTATTAAAAGCAGCAATTAGAGATCCCAACCCAGGTCTGTATGAAGGGAAGTTAtcaaaatcttaattttttgcAGGTAATTGAAAGGTTCTAAAATAGCAATGACTGAAGCTTTAGGATAACAAAGTAAATTTAAGAAGATTCTGTATAATTTCTTAAGAAACAATTCTCAAACAAAGACCAAATGACCTAGacatttaaaacaactataggtccccTTATGACCTTTAAGCAAAGTGTAAAACCTATAACGCATAGATAGCTTTAAAAACCCTGAAATGGCAAATCTAAAACACctcaaatgagaaaacttaACAGCCTGATTAATTAACCAAACAAAAGTATAATATACTGCAACAAATGCCAAACTAGAATTACAGGCTTCTTACTTTGAACTGGatgggtttaacatgttagctGGACCTAACTCTTCCCTGAAATATACCTGGGATATTGGTTAAACAATACAACTTAAGAACAAACTATGTAAATCAGTTGAAATGGATCATACTTAACACACATGGTATATTTTCCACTTGACTTATatcaaccaacaatcaatcaatttatcaaTTGAAATTGGCTTAACTCATTCGATACAAAGCACATCAAATCCCTGACAGAAAATCAAAAGACacaaagtacagatctgagagtatgTGCAGTTTCTGAaaactagttcaaagccaataagaattaataaaaatcatgcatctggGACTAAAGTATCAATCAATACACATCCAGCAAACAAcagatttagtgtaaagacttCATTAAAGTCACAGAAAATAGAGGTATTGACAGATTGTAGAACTGTATAACAGTAATATttggttttgtttaaatttctgataacaatatttatatggatgaaaacaatattcaaagatctaattACAGTATTGAATTAGTAacattttagaataagtttatccAAAGGATtgatatatttcaaatcatATCTACATTTACAGGCTTAGTAAACAACATCACTTTAAAACTTTGGATATGCTGTCCTGtttgtcatatgttttttttacagcCAAGCTTCCAAACCAAAACATTGTATCTATGGAAGAATTAAGGAAAGTTTAAAgtgattttttaacaattctatGGAATTCCAAAATGTCACTACAATCATATAGCGTACAAGTTGAAATACATAAACACCAtgagatggtgccaaaggaacatcactgccaaaaaaggaaaataaacaaaaaggaacaaaaaaactgtttttcCTACATTTTAGTGTAGATATTTCTGTGTAAATGGTGTGACTTTCACTTCAAATAACACtgatttaagatatttttcttTCCAGTTGTATTTTTAGAGAATGAGATTATGTATGGAACACAATTTGAAATGTCTGATGAAGCTATGTCAGAAGATTTCGTTATTCCTATAGGAAAAGCTAAAATAGAAAGACAAGGTTAGTATTTCATATGTCAGATCGAATCTTGATGCTTAGAGCGGAGGGGGCATTAAGTGTTACCAATGTCAACTGTATATACAACGTCCATACTCCCAAAagttggtttctgttctctatctttagtttgcctcaacaaaatgttatgaaagttgtacaaaatgcttattaccacaaaacacagatcaagtttgaattgtGGAGGTGACATTTTAACCGTTTTTAATCCCCTTTGCAAATggaaaattgctaaattttcaTTGAAGTTCTTAAACTTTAGTGTGCCtctaccaaatgttatgaaacttatacacaatgatTATTACCACAAATTACAgatcatttattgaattttagtGGCGTCACTCCAACTGTCTAAGAGTTATGCCCCcttacaaatgaaaaacattgctgaatattttgttttgttctttaaCTTCAGAtagcctcaaccaaatgttatgaaacttatacacaatgctcatTACTACAAAATACTGATcagatttaaaattttggtggtgtcacttttacagctctagagttatgcccctttacataTAGAAAAGTTGCTGAAGTTTTTGCTCTGTTCTCTGACTTTAATTTGCATCAACCAAATGGAATGACACTTATACACACTACTTATTACcataaaactcagatcaagaACAAATTTGGGTACAGTCACTTTTACTGGTTCTTTGTCacattataactttatatgatatgtaagcatcatctgtgtccatAGTTTCTTTCTACTGCAATGTTATTGAATGGTTTGTTAATAGCTTATGTTTGTACTCTGTAGGTAATCACATAACATTAGTATCACACAGTAGATATGTTGGACATTGTTTAGAGGCAGCCAATGAATTAGCAGGACAAGGTGTGGAATGTGaggtaatattttatttaacgtAAAGAAAAATTATGTTCTGTAAATTAGCATGAGATACACACTAGTAATGaacattgtttttgtaaaagttttatgGCCAAGCATCTGTGTAATACTTATATAGATTTAACccaaaattctttttttctgcCTTTACAGAATCACATGCTTGCAGTCTGCACTGTTAGCCTATAGTCTGATGCCCCAGACTAGTAAATATtgattcgatttttttttcaaaattttcaatagTCATATAGGgacaagttttgatattttgttttttggacTAGAAGATGGAAAAGTTTTTTGGGCAGATTGTGCTTGAAGAAGGTCTATAGGTCATTGCTTGTGACATGGTACACATACTTGTATAATTAATGAGCTCTGGTCTCTAActgtaataactttttttagaaTCCTGAATTTgtcatgaaatatatttttcgtttaGATTTATAAATAAGGCTCTGTTATCACATGAAAACATGCATTATGTAGATACTTCCTCTTTAAGATGAATATTCATGCCATAACTTTTTATGCgttgaccaaaaaaataaattggtacTTTGTTTTCAGGTTATAAATTTAAGATCAATTAGGCCAATGGATGAAGAAACAATTGTAAAATCAGTGATGAAAACAAACCATTTAGTAACAGTGGAGGGTGGATGGCCACAGTGTGGAATTGGATCTGAAATATGTGCCAGAGTCATAGAAAGTAAGTTGTCAGAGTAAATACTCTATCTTTctgttataaaatgaaaacaacatgttaaatcaaataaaaacaacatgttagataaaattaaaacaacacgttaaataaaatgaaaactgcatgttaaatgaaatgaaaacaacacattaaataaaatgaaaacaacacgttaaataaattgaaaacagcatattaaataaaatgtaaaaaacatgttaaataagatgtaaaaaacatgttaaataacatgaaaacaacacgtaaaatgaaatgaaaacaacatgttAAATACTTTCATCAGTCATGCTCACAGCTGAATATTTAAAAGCTGAGGATTTATACGAACCGAAACAGGAGCAGAGCTGTATGACAAAAAAGATCAACTTTGACTGAaagagttgaaaccttagtttctctataatttaaaaatttgtgaaTGGACAATTTAAGAAATCAGGAAGTACTGATAACTGAGCTGATGATAAACTCCATCAAGGACTTATAGTCCtacagcagaggtatcgacctaGTGCTGTATAAAATGAAATCAATGTGTTAAATAATTTCAtgctttataaataattaaaaaaatagaagtatactattaatttcataatatcTAAATTTTGCAGTACTACATGAAAACTTTCACACGAGAGATTTAAACaagctaatttgtttaaaatagaaaaaaaataatgttatcattagttatactttaaatatgtgtgtgagagagaaaaaacattgaaaa is a genomic window of Mytilus trossulus isolate FHL-02 chromosome 1, PNRI_Mtr1.1.1.hap1, whole genome shotgun sequence containing:
- the LOC134690496 gene encoding pyruvate dehydrogenase E1 component subunit beta, mitochondrial-like, giving the protein MASAVVQRIVRKVPLKSFNKQFSTTTVRAGTQLTVRDALNAAIDEEIKRDDKVFLLGEEVALYDGAYKVSRGLHKTYGDKRVIDTPITEMGFAGIAVGAAMAGLKPICEFMTFNFSMQAIDQVINSAAKTFYMSAGQVPVPIVFRGPNGAAAGVGAQHSQCFASWYSACPGLKVLSPFSSEDCKGLLKAAIRDPNPVVFLENEIMYGTQFEMSDEAMSEDFVIPIGKAKIERQGNHITLVSHSRYVGHCLEAANELAGQGVECEVINLRSIRPMDEETIVKSVMKTNHLVTVEGGWPQCGIGSEICARVIESQAFNYLDAPVLRVTGADLPTPYAKQLEDNSFPQTHNIVGAVKKSLNIS